From one Geoalkalibacter halelectricus genomic stretch:
- a CDS encoding AI-2E family transporter, with product MDVITQWFRRNFADQQVVILLALLALGLVIVLMLGRMMVPFFASLVIAYLLEAPVRSLGRTGMPRLAAVLLVFAVFLALLFVGFFWLVPLLIKQVTQLIQQLPSMIGEAQEALMALPERYPRLISETQVHEIANTLRAEVVRQAQKLLTISMASVLGLVTLLVYLVLMPILVFFFLKDKDRILQWVQSFLPQERTLASTVWQEVNKQIGNYIRGKILEILIVWFVTSITFWLLDLNYAMLLGFLVGLSVLIPYVGAAVVTLPVALVAYFQWGFEQQFFYVLIAYAIIQLLDGNLLAPLLLSEAVNLHPVAIIAAILVFGGIWGFLGVFFAIPLATLINAIIKAWPREALSNQT from the coding sequence ATGGATGTCATTACCCAATGGTTTCGCCGCAATTTCGCCGATCAGCAGGTGGTGATTTTGCTGGCCTTGCTGGCCCTGGGGCTGGTCATCGTACTGATGCTCGGGCGCATGATGGTGCCCTTTTTCGCCAGCCTGGTCATCGCCTACCTGCTCGAGGCGCCGGTGCGCAGCCTTGGCCGTACCGGCATGCCACGCCTGGCGGCGGTTCTGCTGGTGTTCGCGGTATTTCTGGCGTTGTTGTTCGTGGGCTTTTTCTGGCTGGTGCCGCTGTTGATCAAACAGGTGACCCAGTTGATTCAGCAGTTGCCGTCCATGATCGGCGAGGCCCAGGAAGCGCTCATGGCCCTGCCCGAGCGCTATCCGCGGCTGATTTCCGAGACCCAGGTGCATGAGATCGCCAACACCCTGCGCGCCGAGGTGGTGCGCCAGGCACAAAAACTGCTCACCATTTCCATGGCCTCGGTGCTCGGTCTGGTGACCCTGCTGGTCTACCTGGTTTTGATGCCGATTCTGGTGTTTTTCTTTCTCAAGGACAAAGACCGCATTCTGCAGTGGGTGCAGAGCTTTCTGCCCCAGGAACGCACCCTGGCCAGTACCGTGTGGCAGGAAGTGAACAAGCAGATCGGCAACTACATTCGCGGCAAGATTCTGGAAATCCTCATCGTCTGGTTCGTGACCAGTATCACCTTCTGGCTGCTTGATCTCAATTACGCCATGCTGCTGGGCTTTCTGGTGGGTCTCTCGGTGCTCATCCCCTATGTCGGCGCGGCGGTGGTCACCCTTCCGGTCGCCCTGGTCGCCTATTTTCAATGGGGATTCGAGCAGCAGTTTTTCTACGTCCTCATCGCCTACGCCATCATTCAACTTCTCGACGGCAACCTGCTCGCGCCGCTACTGCTCTCCGAGGCGGTCAACCTACATCCCGTGGCCATCATCGCCGCGATTCTCGTCTTCGGCGGTATCTGGGGCTTTCTTGGGGTCTTTTTCGCCATTCCCCTGGCAACCCTGATCAACGCCATCATCAAGGCCTGGCCGCGCGAGGCCCTCAGCAATCAGACCTAG
- a CDS encoding putative bifunctional diguanylate cyclase/phosphodiesterase — translation MPTPPAPDKSQDALLLRRPTAKVRRLLFWGLSIGWTLLLIWGLGWNLSQVREDVLELARAQARTFADQILIYRHWSAGHGGVYVEVSSKTPPNPYLEEVFERDVLTPSGRLLTLVNPAYMMREIFALEQEMLGLSGRITALRPVNPDNAPDSWERQALADLSAGATESYMVESRAGGEVLRLMRPLLMDAECLSCHAQHGYALGELRGGLSTLVDLQSLWAVGRAHRFGMAGGAGLLWLVGLGGLTVGCRHWARQEYQRLQAEESLRYLVQYDNLTGLANQSQFLAKLDLFLDRDRPQQATVAVVLVDLASFRKINNALGRVQGDHLLQTVAQRLRVAVGEQGWPFYFGNGVFALLLPFLKQPPEAGALARYTLEELARPCLLDQCELHLAAHCGIAVAPDDGNTAVELLQHAEIALQEAKGSGDALCYFSRALGVAAWEGVQLETELRRALENGELYLHYQPQYDMDGQSLIGSEALARWRHPIRGELAPESFIPLAESTGLIVPLGAKVLHMVCRQIAQWRAAGLVVPPVAVNLAAEQFRRPELVAEVQALLLETGISGSSLVLEVTESVLMHDIAQAMHTMQALKELGVRLALDDFGTGYSSLSYLKNLPLDCLKIDRSFVNDLPGDSDSAAIVAAIVGLGRSLGLATLAEGVNSSEQYAFLRELGCRGFQGFYFSRPLVAEDFAAGFHRRDQPAS, via the coding sequence ATGCCGACGCCGCCCGCGCCCGACAAGTCACAGGATGCCTTGCTTTTGCGCCGCCCGACGGCGAAAGTTCGGCGGCTGCTGTTCTGGGGCTTGAGTATCGGCTGGACCTTGCTGCTGATCTGGGGGCTTGGCTGGAATCTCTCCCAGGTGCGCGAGGATGTCCTGGAGTTGGCCCGCGCTCAGGCGCGCACTTTTGCCGATCAGATCCTCATCTACCGCCATTGGAGCGCCGGCCACGGCGGCGTTTATGTCGAGGTCTCCTCGAAAACTCCTCCCAATCCCTACCTCGAAGAGGTTTTCGAGCGCGATGTCCTCACCCCTTCGGGGCGTCTTCTGACCTTGGTCAATCCCGCCTACATGATGCGCGAGATTTTTGCCCTGGAGCAAGAAATGCTCGGTTTGAGCGGGCGCATCACCGCCTTGCGTCCGGTCAATCCGGACAATGCGCCTGATTCCTGGGAGCGGCAGGCACTTGCTGACTTGAGTGCGGGCGCCACCGAGTCCTACATGGTGGAAAGTAGAGCGGGCGGTGAGGTTCTGCGCCTGATGCGCCCCTTGCTGATGGATGCCGAATGCCTGTCCTGTCATGCCCAGCATGGCTATGCGCTCGGGGAGTTGCGCGGCGGCCTGAGCACCCTGGTTGATCTGCAATCCCTCTGGGCCGTGGGGCGCGCGCACCGCTTTGGCATGGCGGGGGGCGCGGGGCTGCTTTGGCTGGTTGGCCTCGGTGGGCTCACGGTGGGCTGTCGCCACTGGGCACGCCAGGAGTATCAGCGTTTGCAGGCCGAGGAGAGCCTGCGCTACCTGGTTCAGTACGACAACCTGACCGGGCTTGCCAACCAGTCGCAATTTCTCGCCAAGCTCGACCTCTTTCTGGACCGCGACCGTCCCCAACAGGCCACGGTGGCGGTGGTTTTGGTGGATTTGGCTTCCTTTCGAAAAATCAACAATGCCCTCGGCCGTGTCCAGGGCGATCACCTGCTGCAAACGGTCGCCCAACGTCTGCGGGTCGCTGTGGGAGAGCAGGGCTGGCCCTTTTATTTCGGAAATGGTGTTTTTGCCCTTTTGTTGCCCTTCTTGAAGCAGCCCCCGGAGGCCGGCGCCCTGGCCCGATACACCCTGGAGGAACTGGCCCGCCCCTGTCTTCTGGATCAATGCGAACTGCATCTTGCGGCCCATTGCGGCATCGCCGTGGCGCCGGACGATGGAAACACCGCCGTGGAATTGCTCCAGCATGCCGAAATCGCCCTGCAGGAGGCCAAGGGTAGCGGAGATGCGCTGTGCTATTTCAGTAGGGCCCTGGGAGTCGCCGCCTGGGAAGGGGTGCAGCTAGAAACCGAGTTGCGCCGCGCCCTGGAGAATGGTGAATTGTACCTTCACTACCAGCCGCAATACGACATGGACGGCCAGAGCCTGATCGGTTCCGAGGCCTTGGCGCGTTGGCGCCATCCCATTCGCGGCGAACTTGCCCCCGAGAGCTTCATCCCCCTGGCTGAATCCACAGGCCTCATTGTGCCCCTTGGCGCCAAGGTGCTGCACATGGTTTGTCGCCAGATCGCTCAATGGCGCGCCGCCGGTCTGGTGGTGCCGCCCGTGGCGGTGAATCTGGCCGCCGAGCAGTTTCGCCGCCCGGAACTTGTCGCGGAAGTGCAGGCGCTCCTTCTTGAAACCGGGATCAGCGGTTCGTCGCTGGTGCTGGAGGTGACAGAAAGCGTGCTGATGCACGACATCGCCCAGGCCATGCACACCATGCAGGCCCTGAAGGAATTGGGGGTGCGCCTGGCCCTCGACGACTTCGGTACCGGCTATTCTTCCCTGAGCTACCTGAAGAATCTGCCTCTGGATTGTCTCAAAATCGATCGCTCCTTCGTCAATGACTTGCCCGGCGACAGCGACAGCGCCGCCATCGTCGCCGCCATTGTCGGTCTGGGGCGAAGTTTGGGGCTGGCGACCTTGGCCGAAGGGGTGAACAGCTCCGAGCAGTACGCCTTTTTACGTGAACTTGGGTGCCGCGGATTCCAGGGTTTTTATTTCAGCCGCCCGCTGGTCGCCGAGGATTTCGCCGCAGGTTTCCATCGCCGGGATCAGCCCGCAAGCTGA
- a CDS encoding CsbD family protein: MTNEEMQAKWHQLRGRVKEFWGELTGDDVQFIAGQRELLIGKLEEKYGMSRAEAEQQVESFFASLRGPQN; encoded by the coding sequence ATGACCAACGAGGAAATGCAGGCCAAGTGGCATCAGTTGCGCGGACGGGTCAAGGAATTCTGGGGCGAGCTGACCGGTGACGATGTGCAGTTCATTGCCGGGCAGCGCGAATTGCTGATCGGCAAGCTTGAGGAAAAGTACGGCATGAGCCGCGCCGAGGCCGAGCAGCAAGTGGAGAGTTTCTTCGCCTCCCTGCGCGGTCCCCAGAACTGA
- a CDS encoding M24 family metallopeptidase gives MRITPLAELERRIQSLQTQMATAGLDAVLMMQNADLFYFTGSIQQGALFVPAAGEPIYMVRKDYTRARMECGLKEVVPFRSPKDIPGILADFSRQMPKRIGFELDVLPVAIFQRLRKIFDAAETSDASHLIRTVRAVKSDYEIEIMKDAALMVDRVCQRAKEVIRVGMTDLELAAELEFTARKLGHQGITRMRSFNSELFYGHIFSGADSAAPAFLDAPLGGIGVNPSIGQGASYKRIEANQPIIIDFAGAFDGYLVDQTRVFCIDGLPEPLVKAYDDMIAVEKRLKELARPGAAWGELYDACCAYAAELGHKEHFMGAPGAQVSFIGHGIGVEIDEYPFIARGFKDQVLEEKMTFAFEPKVVYPGIGAVGVENTFWVAADGLKHLTFTSEELVIL, from the coding sequence ATGCGCATCACCCCTCTTGCCGAACTCGAGCGGCGCATCCAATCCCTGCAAACCCAGATGGCCACGGCCGGCCTTGATGCCGTACTCATGATGCAGAACGCCGACCTGTTTTATTTTACCGGCTCGATTCAGCAGGGTGCGCTCTTTGTGCCGGCGGCCGGCGAGCCCATCTACATGGTGCGCAAGGATTATACGCGCGCACGCATGGAGTGCGGACTTAAGGAGGTTGTGCCCTTCCGCAGTCCCAAGGACATTCCCGGCATCCTCGCCGATTTCAGCCGGCAGATGCCCAAGCGGATCGGTTTTGAACTCGATGTGCTGCCGGTGGCGATCTTCCAGCGGCTGCGAAAAATCTTCGACGCGGCCGAGACCAGCGATGCCAGCCATCTCATCCGGACCGTGCGTGCGGTCAAGAGCGATTACGAAATCGAGATCATGAAGGACGCCGCCCTCATGGTCGACCGTGTCTGCCAACGCGCCAAGGAAGTCATCCGCGTGGGCATGACCGATCTGGAACTAGCCGCCGAACTCGAATTCACCGCACGCAAGCTTGGGCACCAGGGCATTACCCGCATGCGCAGCTTCAATTCCGAGCTTTTTTACGGGCACATTTTTTCCGGCGCCGACAGCGCCGCTCCCGCCTTTCTCGACGCGCCCCTGGGGGGCATCGGCGTCAACCCCAGTATCGGGCAGGGCGCCAGTTACAAGCGCATCGAGGCCAACCAGCCCATCATCATCGACTTTGCCGGAGCCTTTGACGGCTACCTTGTCGATCAGACCAGGGTGTTCTGCATCGACGGGTTGCCCGAGCCGCTGGTCAAGGCCTACGACGACATGATCGCCGTGGAAAAACGTCTCAAGGAACTGGCCCGCCCCGGCGCGGCCTGGGGCGAGCTTTATGATGCCTGTTGCGCCTACGCCGCCGAACTAGGGCACAAGGAGCACTTCATGGGTGCGCCGGGCGCCCAGGTGTCTTTCATCGGCCACGGCATCGGTGTGGAGATCGACGAATATCCCTTCATCGCCCGCGGGTTCAAGGATCAGGTTTTGGAGGAGAAGATGACCTTTGCCTTCGAGCCCAAAGTGGTCTATCCCGGCATCGGCGCGGTCGGGGTGGAAAATACCTTCTGGGTGGCCGCGGACGGGCTCAAGCATCTGACCTTCACCAGCGAGGAGCTGGTGATTCTCTAG
- a CDS encoding stage II sporulation protein M, with the protein MLREARGCILAAVLLFGLGAVLAPLYPAPGLRLAEALFEMAQTLHDKSLLEIALAIFVRNVLAVSTALLLGVGLGLLPAAAALLNGWLAGVVLADQPRAVWMILPHGVFELPAVFMAWGLGIWCGLWVTAPAPFAALKQRLGKSLWLLLVLIVPLLGVAALIEGALIAWLAA; encoded by the coding sequence GTGTTGCGCGAAGCACGCGGGTGCATTCTTGCGGCCGTGCTGTTGTTTGGCCTCGGCGCGGTGCTGGCGCCCCTTTATCCCGCTCCAGGGCTGCGACTTGCCGAGGCGCTGTTCGAAATGGCTCAGACCCTGCACGACAAGAGCCTGCTGGAGATTGCCCTGGCGATTTTCGTGCGCAACGTGCTGGCGGTGAGTACGGCACTGTTGCTGGGCGTCGGTTTGGGATTGTTGCCCGCCGCGGCCGCTCTGCTCAACGGCTGGTTGGCCGGGGTGGTCCTCGCCGACCAGCCCAGGGCGGTGTGGATGATCCTTCCACACGGCGTGTTTGAATTGCCGGCGGTTTTCATGGCCTGGGGATTGGGCATCTGGTGCGGGTTGTGGGTGACGGCTCCGGCTCCCTTTGCCGCCCTCAAGCAGCGTTTGGGCAAGAGCCTGTGGCTGCTGCTGGTGCTCATCGTACCCTTGCTAGGCGTGGCCGCCCTCATCGAAGGCGCGCTCATTGCCTGGTTGGCCGCTTAG
- a CDS encoding PilZ domain-containing protein, translating to MSRKILIAIPEEDFLDRVEGFFGREEFILVRARDGEQAWRLIEEEDPVLAFVSLHLPPDGGDVFCRRIKKDFLLRHTRLILLVQASEEDSERCRESGADAIVSLPADWTTLLDSSRRLLNLPDPGRLAPRAPLSVPLRYRRLPAGDFECGTTANVSTGGLFLQGDVLYPRDSRLEVVLDLTAYGGPLLSVTARVAWVNHPEWLRKPQFPCGMGLELLDLSLHDLARLEALVSQYLSSPSS from the coding sequence ATGTCTAGGAAAATACTGATCGCCATTCCCGAAGAGGATTTTCTCGATCGCGTCGAAGGTTTTTTCGGCCGCGAGGAGTTCATCCTGGTGCGCGCGCGTGACGGCGAGCAAGCCTGGCGTCTGATCGAGGAGGAGGATCCTGTCCTGGCCTTTGTCTCCCTGCACCTGCCGCCGGATGGCGGCGATGTCTTCTGCCGCCGTATTAAAAAGGATTTTCTGCTGCGCCATACCCGTCTGATCCTTCTTGTTCAGGCTTCCGAGGAGGATTCGGAGCGTTGCCGTGAAAGCGGCGCCGATGCCATCGTCAGCCTGCCTGCCGATTGGACGACTTTGCTCGACAGTTCGCGGCGGTTGCTCAATTTGCCCGATCCCGGCCGTCTAGCTCCCCGTGCTCCCCTGAGCGTGCCGCTGCGCTACCGGCGTTTGCCCGCAGGCGATTTCGAGTGCGGCACTACCGCCAATGTCAGCACCGGCGGTTTGTTTCTGCAAGGCGATGTTCTCTATCCTCGTGACAGCCGCCTTGAAGTGGTGCTTGATCTGACCGCTTACGGCGGTCCTCTGCTGTCTGTCACCGCGCGAGTGGCTTGGGTCAATCATCCCGAATGGCTGCGCAAGCCGCAGTTTCCCTGCGGCATGGGCCTGGAATTGCTTGATTTGAGCCTCCATGATCTGGCGCGGCTGGAAGCCCTGGTCTCCCAATACCTCTCTTCTCCTTCCTCCTGA
- a CDS encoding YkgJ family cysteine cluster protein translates to MPNGWQHLQKLVEDCHTLLDEQCARQLHTLSEQRVPIHCRSGCDNCCNLAVNATLPEALRIFPSLGAEQLERISQHGEGLVEIARAAVDFKDYLRRRRSDLGDCPLLEADGQCGVYSLRPLACRALFSTRDSAWCAADFSVLHPAEKEAFLSSLDPRLVAFPTHYLAAPQELGRRLEDRIAETMAARWGFSVSGSLAFLLFLEQRCALSGLMEQGLAATTAALERAGYHLPVLIHAQPI, encoded by the coding sequence GTGCCCAACGGATGGCAGCATTTGCAAAAACTGGTGGAGGATTGCCATACGCTCCTGGATGAACAATGCGCTCGGCAGTTGCACACCCTCAGTGAACAGCGGGTGCCCATCCACTGCCGGTCCGGTTGTGACAATTGCTGCAACCTGGCCGTCAATGCCACCTTGCCCGAGGCGCTGCGGATTTTCCCGTCCCTTGGCGCGGAGCAGCTCGAAAGGATCTCACAACATGGCGAGGGATTGGTTGAGATCGCCCGCGCGGCCGTCGACTTCAAGGATTATCTGCGCCGCCGCCGTAGCGATCTCGGCGATTGTCCGCTTCTTGAAGCCGATGGGCAGTGTGGGGTCTATTCCCTGCGCCCCCTGGCGTGTCGCGCGCTTTTCTCCACGCGCGACAGCGCCTGGTGCGCGGCCGATTTCAGCGTTCTGCATCCAGCCGAAAAAGAGGCGTTTCTCAGCAGCCTGGATCCCCGCCTGGTTGCTTTTCCCACCCACTACCTGGCGGCGCCCCAAGAACTGGGGCGCCGGCTTGAGGATCGCATCGCCGAGACCATGGCCGCGCGCTGGGGGTTTTCCGTCAGCGGCAGCCTGGCGTTTCTGCTGTTTTTGGAGCAGCGCTGCGCCCTGAGCGGGCTTATGGAGCAAGGGCTGGCGGCCACAACCGCGGCTCTGGAACGAGCCGGATACCATCTGCCCGTTCTGATCCACGCCCAGCCAATTTGA
- a CDS encoding MogA/MoaB family molybdenum cofactor biosynthesis protein has product MSAPRFGIGILTLSDKGARGEREDESGRIIAEMVAELGEVQRYEVIPDDEEQIVETLVAWCDRERLDLILTTGGTGLTRRDITPQATARVLDYEVPGMAEAMRAASLAKTSHAMLSRALAGVRGQTLIVNLPGSPKGVRENLEVVLPALPHGLAKLKGDPSDCAR; this is encoded by the coding sequence ATGAGCGCGCCGCGCTTCGGCATCGGCATTCTCACCCTGTCCGACAAGGGGGCGCGCGGCGAACGCGAGGACGAAAGCGGCCGCATTATCGCCGAGATGGTGGCGGAGTTGGGCGAGGTCCAGCGCTATGAAGTGATCCCCGACGACGAGGAACAAATTGTCGAAACGCTGGTCGCCTGGTGCGATCGTGAGCGCCTCGATTTGATTCTCACCACCGGTGGAACGGGGTTGACCCGGCGCGACATCACCCCCCAGGCCACCGCCCGGGTGCTCGACTATGAGGTGCCGGGCATGGCCGAAGCCATGCGCGCCGCCAGCCTGGCGAAAACCTCCCATGCCATGCTTTCGCGGGCCCTTGCCGGGGTGCGTGGCCAGACCCTGATCGTCAATCTTCCCGGCAGCCCCAAGGGCGTGCGGGAAAACCTTGAGGTGGTTCTGCCGGCCTTGCCCCATGGGTTGGCCAAACTCAAGGGTGACCCCTCGGATTGCGCCCGCTAG
- a CDS encoding DUF502 domain-containing protein, which yields MTSMKTANNDNGAAQPPKGHWGRRIGHHLKTKMAAGLLVVIPAGVTIFILRFLFNLADGVLAPYIRKTAVFIFGEGGRYIPGLGMIAGILVIYVSGLIASNVFGKRLIHTWDRILSRIPLVKSIYSSSKQLISVFSTSGRDSFRRAVYVEFPKEGSFSIAFVTNSVPTPSGKNYYTVFIPTSPNPTSGYVLILEESKVYPTEFSVEEAMKIIMSGGIVVPEDFLAQKLQ from the coding sequence ATGACGAGCATGAAAACTGCAAACAATGACAATGGCGCGGCACAGCCGCCCAAAGGTCACTGGGGACGGCGCATCGGCCATCATCTCAAGACCAAGATGGCCGCGGGACTCTTGGTGGTGATCCCCGCCGGTGTCACCATCTTTATCCTGCGCTTTCTCTTCAATCTGGCCGACGGGGTGTTGGCGCCCTACATCCGCAAGACCGCGGTTTTCATTTTCGGCGAAGGTGGCCGCTACATTCCCGGACTGGGCATGATCGCCGGGATTCTGGTCATCTACGTGTCCGGGCTGATCGCTTCCAATGTGTTCGGCAAACGCCTGATTCACACCTGGGACCGCATCCTGTCGCGCATTCCCCTGGTCAAATCAATCTACAGCTCCTCCAAGCAACTGATTTCGGTTTTTTCCACCAGCGGTCGAGATTCCTTTCGGCGTGCGGTCTATGTGGAATTCCCCAAGGAGGGATCCTTTTCCATCGCCTTCGTCACCAATTCCGTGCCCACCCCCTCGGGCAAGAACTACTACACGGTCTTTATCCCCACATCGCCGAACCCGACCTCGGGATATGTGCTCATCTTAGAGGAAAGCAAGGTGTATCCCACGGAGTTTTCCGTGGAAGAGGCCATGAAAATCATCATGAGCGGGGGCATCGTGGTGCCTGAGGATTTTCTGGCCCAGAAGCTTCAGTGA
- a CDS encoding Cache 3/Cache 2 fusion domain-containing protein, translated as MRIGVRITGLAILPILLTALVAASVALYQKQALQKFFALEIERHARSEAQKIAQDVYLMCRAAQEATQITINNNLRVAEFVLEQAGGATFSAPRVTWEAVDQYTHQHMPVDLPRMLVGDQWLGQVDSFEQGAPIVDQVRDLVGGTATIFQRMNPQGDMLRVATNVADAQGRRAIGTYLPARFPDGGADPVVAALLKGETFHGRAFVVNAWYVTAYQPIRNTAGTEVVGALYVGVKQESLESLRRGIMDIIVGKTGYVYVLGGTGEQRGTYIISQDGRRDGENLWDEVDAEGHPFIREIVEKALSLPKPSRSPRIPVEFVRYPWRNPGEAKARHKVVAIAYFDPWDWVIGAGYYETDLRDSQFRLQAAMNQMGYWTGLTAVLMMLLAVPAGYFVAGGIRNRIDSILTSVEEVLIVTDPHGRIVLLSKPAEELLGASLHELIHRPLEHVISHPQLRNCMVKALEQAHGGTRFDVEVQDGGATRIMEGRTSLIQTRVGTAVGMIFILHDVTGERAMDRMKSEFICTAAHELSTPLSSIIGYSELLLNEKDLPAQTGQEALAYINKKSWALSRIVNDLLDLSRIELGREIPIEKEPCDLNELLREIEIFGRNLTQKHRFVLELPDQPLRVTVDRGKMEQALENIVSNAIKYSPEGGSITIRALGETDGALIEIRDQGIGMTSEQTLRVFERFYRADTSTTAVEGTGLGMSIVKHVVEGHGGKVWVKSRRGEGTQVYVKLPWNREDGGKG; from the coding sequence ATGAGAATCGGGGTCAGAATCACAGGGTTGGCCATTTTGCCGATTCTGCTCACGGCGCTGGTGGCGGCGAGCGTGGCTCTCTACCAAAAACAGGCGCTGCAGAAATTCTTCGCCCTGGAGATCGAACGGCACGCGCGCAGCGAGGCCCAGAAGATCGCCCAGGACGTCTACCTGATGTGCCGCGCCGCCCAGGAAGCGACACAGATCACCATCAACAACAACCTGCGGGTGGCGGAATTCGTTCTCGAACAAGCTGGAGGCGCCACCTTCAGCGCGCCCCGCGTCACTTGGGAGGCCGTCGATCAGTACACCCACCAGCACATGCCGGTCGATCTGCCGCGCATGCTGGTCGGCGATCAGTGGTTGGGCCAGGTCGACTCCTTCGAGCAAGGCGCACCCATCGTCGATCAGGTGCGCGATCTGGTCGGCGGAACCGCCACCATCTTTCAACGGATGAATCCCCAGGGCGATATGCTGCGGGTGGCCACCAACGTGGCCGATGCCCAGGGACGCCGCGCCATCGGCACCTATCTGCCGGCCAGGTTCCCCGACGGCGGTGCCGATCCGGTGGTCGCGGCCCTGCTCAAGGGCGAAACCTTTCACGGGCGCGCCTTTGTCGTCAATGCCTGGTATGTGACCGCCTATCAGCCCATCCGGAACACCGCGGGCACCGAGGTGGTTGGCGCCCTCTACGTCGGCGTCAAGCAGGAAAGCCTTGAGAGCCTGCGGCGCGGCATCATGGACATCATCGTCGGCAAGACCGGCTATGTATATGTCCTTGGCGGCACCGGCGAGCAGCGCGGCACCTACATCATTTCCCAGGACGGCCGCCGCGACGGCGAAAACCTCTGGGACGAGGTCGACGCCGAGGGGCACCCCTTCATCCGTGAGATCGTCGAAAAAGCCCTGAGCCTCCCAAAACCCTCCCGCAGCCCCCGCATTCCCGTGGAATTCGTTCGCTACCCCTGGCGCAATCCGGGAGAGGCAAAGGCCCGACACAAGGTGGTGGCCATCGCCTATTTCGATCCCTGGGATTGGGTCATCGGCGCCGGTTACTATGAGACCGACCTCAGGGACAGCCAGTTTCGATTGCAGGCGGCCATGAATCAAATGGGCTACTGGACCGGCCTGACCGCCGTGTTAATGATGCTGTTGGCGGTGCCGGCGGGATACTTCGTGGCCGGCGGCATCCGCAACCGCATCGACAGCATCCTCACCTCCGTCGAGGAGGTGCTGATCGTCACCGACCCCCACGGGCGCATCGTGCTGCTGAGCAAACCCGCCGAGGAATTGCTGGGGGCCAGTTTGCACGAGCTCATTCATCGTCCGCTGGAACACGTCATCTCCCACCCGCAATTGCGCAATTGCATGGTGAAGGCGCTCGAACAAGCCCATGGCGGCACACGCTTTGATGTGGAGGTGCAAGATGGTGGCGCCACCCGCATCATGGAGGGACGCACCTCCTTGATTCAGACGCGTGTGGGCACCGCCGTCGGCATGATTTTCATCCTCCACGACGTGACCGGCGAGCGCGCCATGGATCGGATGAAAAGTGAATTCATCTGCACCGCGGCCCATGAATTGAGCACCCCGCTCTCCTCCATCATCGGTTATTCGGAGCTGCTGCTCAACGAAAAGGATCTACCGGCCCAAACCGGCCAGGAAGCCCTGGCCTACATCAATAAAAAGTCCTGGGCCCTGTCGCGCATCGTCAATGACCTGCTTGATTTGAGCCGCATCGAGCTGGGGCGTGAAATCCCCATTGAGAAAGAGCCGTGCGATCTCAACGAACTGCTGCGCGAGATCGAGATATTCGGCCGCAACCTCACGCAGAAGCATCGCTTTGTCCTTGAATTGCCCGACCAGCCCCTGCGCGTGACTGTTGACCGGGGCAAAATGGAGCAGGCCCTGGAAAACATCGTCAGCAACGCCATCAAATATTCCCCCGAGGGCGGCTCCATTACCATTCGCGCCCTTGGGGAAACCGACGGCGCCCTGATCGAAATCCGCGACCAGGGCATCGGCATGACCTCCGAACAGACCCTGCGGGTCTTTGAGCGCTTTTACCGCGCGGACACCTCGACCACAGCCGTCGAGGGCACCGGGCTGGGCATGAGCATCGTCAAGCATGTGGTCGAGGGACACGGAGGGAAGGTGTGGGTCAAAAGCCGCCGCGGCGAAGGGACGCAGGTTTACGTCAAGCTACCCTGGAACAGGGAGGACGGCGGCAAAGGATAG
- a CDS encoding MOSC domain-containing protein — MQQGEIVAVCTSPGKGERKKDVGQGVLVADHGLEGDGHGGDWHRQVSLLGMESIAKMRAAGLDVGPGDFAENLTTRGLDLCRLPLGTVLQVGAEALLEITQIGKICHDRCAIYYQAGDCVMPKEGIFAVVRRGGPVAKGDALIVRELGSGVSEAAP, encoded by the coding sequence ATGCAGCAGGGAGAAATAGTCGCCGTTTGTACCAGCCCGGGAAAAGGCGAGCGAAAAAAGGACGTGGGCCAGGGCGTGCTGGTGGCGGATCATGGTTTGGAAGGCGACGGCCACGGCGGCGATTGGCATCGGCAGGTCAGTCTGCTCGGCATGGAAAGCATCGCGAAAATGCGCGCCGCGGGGCTTGATGTGGGGCCGGGGGATTTTGCCGAAAACCTTACCACGCGCGGCTTGGATCTGTGTCGGTTGCCCCTGGGCACGGTGCTTCAGGTCGGGGCGGAGGCGCTGCTTGAAATCACCCAGATCGGCAAGATCTGCCATGACCGTTGCGCTATCTATTACCAGGCCGGCGATTGCGTGATGCCCAAGGAAGGAATTTTCGCCGTGGTGCGCCGGGGTGGACCCGTGGCCAAGGGCGATGCGCTGATCGTGCGGGAGTTGGGCAGCGGCGTCAGTGAGGCGGCGCCATGA